Proteins encoded within one genomic window of Thermus oshimai DSM 12092:
- a CDS encoding ATP-binding protein — MPQAAPPTDLAFLSELLRRYPVRVAFRGEVLPEGPLRGEKLWEEGEAALYWEGPPPRPELREALILSFKAFLEVWRLRERELALLKAQGETGRLFRLLLHEVKNPLMSVLGALELALEDPALTPELKELLEIARRSAERIRILLEKAQDYLRLGEGVRLRSERVDLKELLLQGVEELRPLARRKGVRLEVRLPREEAWVYGDRDWLYQAFLNVLNNAVKYTPEGGRVLVRLLKGVDRYGVAVSDTGPGIPEEEQAKVFEPFYRASTRGEAEGTGLGLALVKRVLEAHGGEVRLKSRLGRGSTFLLLLPRPKPGRRAPVGRLLLLALALLALARFPIYPAPLGSRAFGEVPAGEVVRLGGLELAFSPEARGEARRWRSLWGGGERVRVALEAGGVEAVREAPVPLTLSTPEGEVRPTGTHLRLYREGEGRVSLYRGRVALGKEPLPQGEGALLGQGVRRKLLPAPLVRPVPGAEGEVVFRLLGPEGAKGFRVEVGSGDRILLSAKVQGAAFTYRPQADRVSQVRAFAWDEVGLEGYPSDPVSFRERFSFYEGKKRLPQDPGGAETFLRRAVAVFPDDAEALGELAFALYLQGRHGEAKPLYERALALLDAPDIRVRYARLLYHMGRYGEAEESYRQVLLQDPGNLDARWGLAEVLLALGRAGEAELLARQVLALKPDYPLARFTLAKALLERGKAEEVRRLLLEELRLNPDPEVRAFLERLP; from the coding sequence GTGCCGCAGGCCGCGCCCCCTACCGACCTCGCTTTTCTCTCCGAGCTTCTCCGCCGCTACCCCGTGCGGGTGGCCTTCCGGGGAGAGGTCCTGCCCGAGGGGCCCTTAAGGGGGGAGAAGCTTTGGGAGGAGGGGGAGGCGGCCCTTTACTGGGAGGGCCCGCCCCCCAGGCCCGAACTGCGGGAGGCCCTGATCCTTTCCTTCAAGGCCTTCTTGGAGGTCTGGCGCTTAAGGGAGCGGGAGCTTGCCCTCCTTAAGGCCCAGGGGGAGACGGGGCGGCTTTTTCGGCTCCTCCTCCACGAGGTGAAAAACCCCCTCATGAGCGTTCTTGGGGCGCTGGAGCTGGCCCTCGAGGACCCCGCCCTTACCCCCGAGCTCAAGGAACTCCTGGAGATCGCCCGCCGTTCTGCAGAACGCATCCGCATCCTCCTGGAGAAGGCCCAGGACTACCTGCGCCTAGGGGAGGGGGTGCGCCTGAGGAGCGAGCGGGTGGACCTGAAAGAGCTCCTCCTCCAGGGGGTGGAGGAGCTCAGGCCCTTGGCCCGCAGGAAGGGGGTGCGCCTGGAGGTGCGCCTTCCCCGGGAGGAGGCCTGGGTGTATGGGGACCGGGACTGGCTCTACCAGGCCTTTTTGAACGTCCTCAACAACGCGGTGAAGTACACCCCAGAGGGGGGCCGGGTCCTGGTCCGGCTCCTCAAGGGGGTGGACCGGTACGGGGTTGCGGTTTCCGACACCGGCCCCGGCATCCCCGAAGAGGAGCAGGCCAAGGTCTTTGAGCCCTTCTACCGGGCCTCCACCCGGGGGGAGGCGGAGGGGACGGGGCTCGGGCTCGCCTTGGTGAAGCGGGTCCTGGAGGCCCATGGGGGGGAGGTGCGCCTGAAAAGCCGTTTGGGGCGGGGCTCCACCTTTCTCCTCCTCCTTCCCCGGCCCAAGCCCGGCCGCAGGGCCCCCGTGGGGCGGCTTCTCCTCCTGGCCCTGGCCCTTCTCGCCCTGGCCCGGTTTCCCATCTACCCGGCTCCCCTGGGCTCCCGGGCCTTCGGGGAGGTCCCCGCGGGGGAGGTGGTGCGCCTTGGGGGGCTGGAGCTCGCCTTCAGCCCCGAAGCCCGGGGGGAGGCCCGGCGCTGGAGGAGCCTCTGGGGCGGGGGGGAAAGGGTACGGGTGGCCCTGGAGGCCGGGGGGGTGGAGGCGGTGCGCGAGGCCCCCGTGCCCCTCACCCTCTCCACCCCCGAGGGGGAGGTCAGGCCCACGGGCACCCACCTCCGCCTTTACCGGGAAGGGGAGGGGCGGGTCTCCCTCTACCGCGGGCGGGTGGCCTTGGGGAAGGAGCCCTTGCCGCAAGGGGAGGGGGCCCTTCTGGGCCAGGGGGTGAGGCGGAAGCTCCTCCCCGCGCCCCTGGTGCGCCCTGTGCCCGGGGCGGAGGGGGAGGTGGTCTTCCGCCTCCTGGGCCCTGAAGGGGCCAAGGGCTTCCGGGTGGAGGTGGGGAGCGGGGACCGGATCCTCCTTTCCGCCAAGGTGCAGGGGGCGGCCTTCACCTACCGCCCCCAGGCGGACCGGGTGAGCCAGGTGCGGGCCTTCGCCTGGGACGAGGTGGGCCTCGAGGGCTACCCCTCGGACCCCGTTTCCTTCCGGGAGCGGTTTAGCTTTTACGAGGGGAAAAAGCGCCTACCGCAGGACCCTGGGGGGGCCGAGACCTTCTTGAGGCGGGCGGTGGCCGTCTTCCCCGACGACGCGGAGGCCCTGGGGGAGCTGGCCTTCGCCCTTTACCTCCAGGGCCGCCACGGGGAGGCCAAGCCCCTTTACGAAAGGGCCCTCGCCCTTCTGGACGCCCCCGACATCCGGGTGCGCTACGCCCGCCTCCTCTACCACATGGGGCGGTACGGGGAGGCGGAGGAGAGCTACCGCCAGGTCCTCCTCCAGGACCCCGGCAACCTGGACGCCCGCTGGGGCCTGGCGGAGGTCCTCCTGGCCCTGGGCCGGGCGGGGGAGGCGGAGCTGCTCGCCCGCCAGGTCCTGGCCCTGAAGCCCGACTACCCCCTGGCCCGCTTCACCCTGGCCAAGGCCCTTCTGGAGAGGGGAAAGGCGGAGGAGGTCCGGAGGCTTCTCTTGGAGGAGCTCCGGCTGAACCCCGACCCCGAGGTCAGGGCCTTCCTGGAGCGCCTTCCCTAG
- a CDS encoding tetratricopeptide repeat protein, whose product MAGALAWGAPSPLEGGWAAYRAGDLEGALAQAAPLLQGYDPPAEALLLAGFAHYRLGEMEEALFAFSRLVGTLQGGGEAAYGLGLVLRALGDLEGARAALDYAFRLGYAPAEEILRGLPPPPPPSPKRRLHPLGVPFRAERGRFWVEDRPLLVRGVNLGVALPGRFPAEFPEEEALYRAWLELLWAMGANAVRVYTLLPPAFYRALHGLNRTRPRPLYLFQGVWTELPEELGYPSYEGAFLEEFLLEGRDVLDALHGNLLRPKRPGHAGGAYTADVSPWTLGLLVGREFEPFSVARYNQAHPGRVYRGRFLEAAPEANPFEAWMAEVLDRLLVYEAEAYGTVRPMGFNNWPTLDPLHHPTESTAEEERALRRARGERVEGVPLRAYNEDEVSLDARNIRPLPGSPATVFANYHAYPYYPDFLNLDPGYGQAVGPFGRSNYFGYLLDLKRHHGEQPVLIGEYGVPSSRGLAHFQPQGFHHGGHSEEDQAERNLRLWREIEAAGLAGGLLFSFLDEWFKRNWLFQEWEDRERDPLWHNLLDPEENYGLLAATAPRGPRLDGRGEEWEEVPFLLRGERAFLKARTDPEYLWLLYGGPLPLRLHLDTAPGGAEVAPGFGAEFVLEVGAEGGRLLVEAGYYPFREVRTGGEGTEALTFLGPTRPGGGPFVPFLLEPNRRRTGRDGTDYPRQVYELGALKRGRDPEGARDPTADYALGEFLELRLPWGMLLLTDPSRPRAWYAPEPLPIPGLGLRVEGLGEAQFAWKGWETPSFALRLKPAYFRFREAWAREGAPGRP is encoded by the coding sequence GTGGCCGGAGCTCTCGCTTGGGGGGCGCCAAGCCCCTTGGAGGGGGGGTGGGCGGCCTACCGGGCCGGCGACCTCGAGGGGGCGCTCGCACAGGCGGCCCCTCTGCTCCAAGGGTATGACCCCCCTGCGGAGGCCCTCCTCCTTGCGGGGTTCGCCCATTACCGCCTAGGGGAGATGGAAGAGGCCCTTTTCGCCTTCAGCCGCCTGGTGGGCACCCTCCAGGGTGGGGGGGAGGCGGCCTATGGCCTGGGCCTCGTCCTAAGGGCCCTGGGGGATCTGGAGGGGGCCCGGGCCGCCTTGGACTACGCCTTTAGGCTGGGCTACGCCCCCGCGGAGGAGATCCTAAGGGGCCTCCCTCCACCTCCACCTCCCTCGCCCAAGCGGCGCCTGCACCCCCTTGGGGTCCCCTTCCGGGCGGAAAGGGGGCGCTTTTGGGTGGAGGACAGGCCCCTTCTGGTGCGGGGGGTCAACCTGGGGGTGGCCCTGCCCGGGCGCTTTCCCGCGGAGTTTCCTGAGGAGGAAGCCCTCTACCGGGCCTGGCTGGAGCTCCTTTGGGCCATGGGGGCCAACGCGGTGCGGGTCTACACCCTCCTGCCCCCAGCCTTCTACCGGGCCCTCCACGGCCTCAACCGCACCCGTCCAAGGCCCCTTTACCTCTTCCAGGGGGTCTGGACGGAACTGCCCGAGGAGCTGGGCTACCCCTCCTACGAGGGGGCCTTTCTGGAGGAGTTCCTCCTTGAGGGGCGGGACGTGTTGGATGCCCTCCACGGCAACCTCCTGCGCCCCAAACGCCCAGGGCACGCGGGAGGGGCCTACACGGCGGACGTCTCCCCTTGGACGCTTGGCCTCCTCGTGGGCCGGGAGTTTGAACCCTTCTCCGTGGCCCGCTACAACCAGGCCCATCCGGGGCGGGTCTACCGGGGGCGTTTTCTGGAGGCCGCGCCGGAGGCCAACCCCTTTGAGGCCTGGATGGCCGAGGTTCTGGACCGCCTCCTCGTCTACGAGGCCGAGGCCTACGGCACCGTGCGGCCCATGGGTTTCAACAACTGGCCCACCCTGGACCCCCTCCACCACCCCACGGAGAGCACCGCAGAGGAAGAAAGGGCCCTCCGCCGGGCCCGGGGGGAACGGGTGGAGGGGGTGCCCCTGCGGGCGTACAACGAGGATGAGGTGAGCCTGGACGCCCGCAACATCCGCCCCCTTCCGGGAAGCCCGGCCACGGTCTTCGCCAACTACCACGCCTACCCCTACTACCCCGACTTCCTGAACCTGGACCCGGGCTACGGCCAGGCGGTGGGGCCTTTCGGGCGGTCCAACTACTTCGGCTACCTCCTGGACCTCAAGCGCCACCACGGGGAGCAGCCTGTCCTCATCGGGGAGTACGGAGTGCCGAGCAGCCGGGGCCTCGCGCACTTCCAGCCCCAGGGGTTCCACCACGGGGGCCATTCCGAGGAGGATCAGGCGGAGCGGAACCTCAGGCTCTGGCGAGAAATCGAGGCCGCGGGGCTCGCTGGAGGGCTCCTTTTCAGCTTCCTGGACGAGTGGTTCAAACGGAACTGGCTTTTCCAGGAGTGGGAGGACCGGGAGCGGGACCCTCTTTGGCACAACCTCCTGGACCCCGAGGAGAACTACGGCCTCCTGGCGGCCACTGCCCCTCGAGGCCCCAGGCTGGACGGAAGGGGGGAAGAGTGGGAAGAGGTTCCCTTCCTCCTCAGGGGGGAAAGGGCCTTCCTCAAGGCCCGGACCGACCCCGAGTACCTATGGCTCCTCTACGGGGGCCCCCTGCCCCTCCGGCTCCACCTGGACACCGCCCCGGGCGGGGCGGAGGTGGCGCCGGGCTTCGGAGCGGAGTTCGTCCTGGAGGTGGGGGCGGAAGGGGGGCGGCTCCTGGTGGAGGCGGGCTACTACCCCTTCCGGGAGGTGCGCACCGGGGGGGAGGGGACGGAGGCCCTCACCTTTCTCGGCCCCACCCGGCCCGGCGGGGGCCCCTTCGTGCCCTTCCTCCTGGAGCCCAACCGGCGGCGCACGGGGCGGGACGGAACGGACTACCCCCGGCAGGTCTACGAGCTGGGGGCCTTAAAGAGGGGACGGGACCCCGAAGGGGCCCGGGACCCCACCGCGGACTACGCCCTGGGGGAGTTCCTGGAGCTCCGCCTGCCCTGGGGGATGCTCCTCCTCACGGACCCCTCGAGGCCCAGGGCCTGGTACGCCCCCGAGCCCCTCCCCATCCCCGGCCTGGGCTTACGGGTGGAGGGGCTCGGGGAGGCCCAGTTCGCCTGGAAAGGGTGGGAAACCCCCTCCTTCGCCCTGAGGCTCAAGCCGGCCTACTTCCGCTTCCGGGAGGCCTGGGCTAGGGAAGGCGCTCCAGGAAGGCCCTGA
- a CDS encoding response regulator transcription factor translates to MAKVLVVEDDPVVARVLEIALKRAGHEVHLVSDFPLAKKALDQAWDAIVLDLNLPGGFGLDLLRHLRQELGRRTPVFVLSGLKQEKTLLEALRLGAQDYLAKPFSPNELLLRLERYVAQG, encoded by the coding sequence GTGGCGAAGGTGCTGGTGGTGGAGGACGACCCCGTGGTGGCCCGGGTGCTGGAGATCGCCCTCAAGCGGGCGGGGCATGAGGTTCATCTGGTTTCCGACTTCCCCTTGGCCAAGAAGGCCCTGGACCAGGCCTGGGACGCCATCGTCTTGGATCTGAACCTCCCCGGGGGCTTTGGCCTGGACCTCCTCCGCCACCTGCGGCAGGAGCTGGGCCGGAGGACCCCGGTTTTTGTCCTCTCCGGGCTCAAGCAGGAGAAGACCCTTCTGGAGGCCTTGCGCCTAGGGGCCCAGGACTACCTCGCCAAGCCCTTTAGCCCCAATGAGCTTCTCCTCCGTCTGGAGCGGTATGTGGCGCAAGGGTGA
- a CDS encoding HEAT repeat domain-containing protein, with amino-acid sequence MWRKGERLYALLVFLVVALEAYALAVLVLAFSAQLFRLSGAPSAWNALLQAFFLTGLVLLVLSAYILVYHVYTIQKEAQDSEAYRRFLDLFTEALFTGGDPPPPPWPPAALEALLHLRETLKGEMGERVADWLRQARPPWVPKLKMRWPGRYERLEALEALGLARLPETLEAILPYLHHPDPILRLAAARAGARTAQGEGVLRLGEALLSAGLPRGALLEALLLLEERAEPAAALLLERGGKEEAWAALEAIGRLRLHALGEKVLPFLEAEDPELQAAAMRALHRLGYPPLGYEGAVLGLLRSGEEFLRLQAVRLLPLLPQALAQRALWEALKDPSFYVRRAAAEALRALGGEALEEAAKTHPDPYGRAMAAQVLREGAWRP; translated from the coding sequence ATGTGGCGCAAGGGTGAACGCCTCTACGCCCTTTTGGTCTTCCTGGTGGTGGCCCTGGAGGCCTACGCCCTGGCGGTCTTGGTGCTGGCCTTTTCCGCCCAGCTCTTTCGCCTAAGCGGGGCGCCTTCGGCTTGGAACGCCCTCCTTCAGGCCTTTTTCCTCACCGGGCTGGTCCTTTTGGTCCTTTCCGCTTACATCCTTGTCTACCACGTCTACACGATTCAAAAGGAGGCTCAGGACAGCGAGGCCTACCGCCGCTTTCTGGACCTCTTCACCGAGGCCCTCTTTACCGGGGGGGATCCCCCGCCCCCGCCCTGGCCCCCCGCCGCCTTGGAGGCCCTCCTTCACCTCCGGGAGACCTTGAAGGGGGAGATGGGGGAAAGGGTGGCGGACTGGCTCCGCCAAGCCCGCCCCCCTTGGGTTCCAAAGCTCAAGATGCGCTGGCCCGGCCGCTACGAGCGCCTCGAGGCCCTGGAGGCCCTGGGCCTGGCCCGCCTCCCCGAGACCCTGGAGGCCATCCTGCCCTACCTGCACCACCCCGACCCCATCCTCCGCCTGGCCGCGGCCCGGGCCGGGGCCAGGACCGCCCAGGGGGAAGGGGTCCTGCGCCTGGGGGAGGCCCTCCTTTCCGCGGGCCTCCCCCGGGGCGCGCTCTTGGAGGCCCTCCTCCTTCTGGAGGAACGGGCAGAGCCGGCGGCGGCCCTCCTCCTGGAAAGGGGGGGGAAGGAGGAGGCCTGGGCCGCCCTGGAGGCCATCGGCCGCCTCCGCCTCCACGCCCTGGGGGAGAAGGTTCTCCCTTTTCTGGAGGCGGAGGACCCCGAGCTCCAGGCCGCGGCCATGAGGGCCCTTCACCGCCTGGGCTACCCCCCGTTGGGGTATGAGGGGGCGGTGCTGGGGCTTCTTAGGTCGGGGGAGGAGTTCTTGCGCCTCCAGGCCGTCCGTCTCCTCCCCCTTCTGCCCCAAGCCCTCGCCCAAAGGGCCCTTTGGGAGGCCCTAAAGGACCCTTCCTTCTACGTGCGCCGGGCGGCGGCGGAGGCGCTTAGGGCCTTGGGCGGGGAGGCGCTGGAAGAGGCGGCCAAGACCCACCCCGACCCCTACGGGCGGGCCATGGCCGCCCAGGTCCTGCGGGAGGGGGCATGGAGGCCTTAG
- a CDS encoding glycosyltransferase family 2 protein yields the protein MEALGWFLFAYQVFVLYYFAVLNFLYTTFTFFGLNMVARYARELSELSLKDLLEREAYLPVSILVPTYNEEKTIAASVRSFLALRYPEFEVIVVADGPKDRTLEVLKEAFALVEVDWVYRRALPTKPIRAVYRSLAHPNLLVVDKENGGKADALNAGLNFARYPLFCAVDADSLLDPEALLRASRLFLEDERVLAVGGTIRPLNGARVRGGVVEELRLPRGFLEKMQIIEYARAFFLGRAGWSAMDALLIISGAFGIFRREEALRVGGYRTDTVGEDMELVVRLHRKAREAGRDYRVLYTPDPICYTEVPSDWATLRRQRNRWHRGLWEVLLAHRAMLFNPRYGRLGFVALPYFLFFEALGPVVEVLGYALLPVYALLGFLNPPFALLFLLLALAYGVLLSQLSVGVEALLLKRYPRLKDRLALLLLSLLEGLGYRQLLALERFLATFQVLRKRGEWGEMRRKGLEAPEAQEHEKA from the coding sequence ATGGAGGCCTTAGGGTGGTTTCTTTTCGCCTACCAGGTTTTCGTCCTCTACTACTTCGCCGTGCTCAACTTCCTCTACACCACCTTTACCTTCTTTGGCCTCAACATGGTGGCCCGCTACGCCCGGGAGCTTTCCGAGCTCTCCCTGAAAGACCTCCTGGAGCGGGAGGCCTACCTTCCCGTCTCCATCCTGGTGCCCACCTACAACGAGGAGAAGACCATCGCCGCCTCCGTGCGCTCCTTCCTGGCCCTGCGCTACCCCGAGTTTGAGGTCATCGTGGTGGCGGACGGGCCCAAGGACCGGACCCTGGAGGTCCTGAAGGAGGCCTTCGCCCTGGTGGAGGTGGACTGGGTCTACCGCCGGGCCCTCCCCACCAAGCCCATCCGCGCGGTGTACCGCTCCTTGGCCCACCCCAACCTCCTGGTGGTGGACAAGGAAAACGGAGGCAAGGCCGACGCCCTAAACGCCGGGCTCAACTTCGCCCGCTACCCCCTCTTCTGCGCCGTGGACGCGGACAGCCTCCTGGACCCCGAGGCCCTCCTCCGGGCCAGCCGCCTCTTTTTGGAGGACGAACGGGTCCTGGCGGTGGGGGGGACCATCCGCCCCCTGAACGGGGCCCGGGTGCGGGGGGGCGTGGTGGAGGAGCTCCGCCTGCCCCGGGGTTTCCTGGAGAAAATGCAGATCATTGAGTACGCCCGGGCCTTCTTCCTGGGCCGGGCGGGCTGGAGCGCCATGGACGCCCTCCTCATCATCTCCGGGGCCTTCGGCATCTTCCGGCGGGAGGAGGCCTTGAGGGTGGGGGGGTACCGCACGGACACCGTGGGGGAGGACATGGAGCTGGTGGTCCGGCTCCACCGAAAGGCGCGGGAGGCGGGCCGGGACTACCGCGTCCTCTACACCCCAGACCCCATCTGCTACACCGAGGTGCCCTCGGACTGGGCCACCTTGAGGCGGCAGCGGAACCGCTGGCACCGGGGGCTTTGGGAGGTCCTTTTGGCCCACCGGGCCATGCTCTTCAACCCCCGCTACGGCCGGCTGGGGTTCGTGGCCCTGCCTTACTTCCTCTTCTTTGAGGCCCTGGGGCCGGTGGTGGAGGTCCTGGGGTACGCCCTCCTCCCGGTGTACGCCCTCTTGGGGTTTCTCAACCCCCCCTTTGCCCTCCTCTTCCTCCTCCTGGCCCTGGCCTATGGGGTCCTCCTCTCCCAGCTTTCCGTGGGGGTGGAGGCCCTCCTCCTAAAGCGCTACCCGCGCCTTAAGGACCGGCTCGCCCTCCTCCTCCTTTCCCTCCTGGAGGGCCTGGGCTACCGCCAGCTTCTCGCCCTCGAGCGCTTCCTCGCCACCTTCCAGGTCCTAAGGAAGCGGGGGGAGTGGGGGGAGATGCGCCGCAAGGGCCTAGAGGCGCCGGAAGCCCAGGAGCATGAGAAGGCGTAG
- a CDS encoding MFS transporter — translation MEPHRSLRISLLEGLLAILFIQFSTGVIATGYALHLGAGPGALAALGALPFLAQLLAPLALFLRGSRKALAVRLNLLARGLFALALFLPLWPGEGRVAAFLAIAGASQLLAAPVGVLWLSWMADLVPEERRGRYFGLRNALMGLVGTLGNLAGGYLLDALGGPGYPLVLGVGVGAGLLSVWLLTLQHEPKAPPPEAPWPQVLRAVRDAGFRRYLVLVLGWFAAVMVGGPYVIPYFLQWGGLSLGQVGLWTVLSALSGLAFGPLWGRAADRLGHGRVLLLTGGVAAVMPLFWLWGRPGFPWPIWASALLDALAWSGLNPALTNLALGKSPKEARNGYLALFWLALGLGGLLGSLLAGELAALHLGPTPYHLPILASMGLRLLMLLGFRRL, via the coding sequence GTGGAGCCCCATCGGTCCCTCAGGATCTCCCTTTTGGAAGGCCTCCTGGCCATCCTCTTCATCCAGTTCAGCACGGGGGTCATCGCCACGGGCTACGCCCTGCACCTGGGGGCGGGCCCGGGGGCCCTGGCCGCCCTGGGGGCCCTCCCCTTCCTGGCCCAGCTCCTCGCCCCCTTGGCCCTCTTCCTCCGGGGAAGCCGGAAGGCCCTGGCCGTGCGCCTCAACCTCCTGGCCCGGGGGCTTTTCGCCCTGGCCCTTTTCCTCCCCTTGTGGCCGGGGGAAGGGCGGGTGGCGGCCTTTCTGGCCATCGCCGGGGCCAGCCAGCTCCTGGCGGCCCCCGTGGGGGTCTTGTGGCTCAGCTGGATGGCCGACCTGGTGCCCGAGGAACGGCGGGGGCGGTACTTCGGCCTGCGCAACGCCCTCATGGGCCTGGTGGGCACCCTGGGGAACCTGGCGGGGGGGTACCTGCTGGACGCCCTGGGGGGGCCAGGCTACCCCCTGGTCCTGGGGGTGGGGGTGGGGGCCGGCCTCCTTTCCGTGTGGCTCCTCACCCTCCAGCACGAGCCCAAAGCCCCGCCCCCCGAGGCCCCCTGGCCCCAGGTCCTGCGGGCGGTGCGGGATGCGGGCTTCCGGCGCTACCTCGTTCTGGTCCTCGGCTGGTTCGCCGCGGTGATGGTGGGGGGGCCCTACGTCATCCCCTACTTCCTCCAGTGGGGCGGGCTCTCTTTGGGCCAGGTGGGGCTTTGGACGGTGCTCTCCGCCCTCTCCGGCCTGGCCTTCGGGCCCTTATGGGGGCGGGCGGCGGACCGGCTTGGGCACGGCCGGGTCCTCCTCCTCACGGGAGGGGTGGCCGCGGTCATGCCCCTTTTCTGGCTTTGGGGCCGGCCCGGCTTCCCCTGGCCCATCTGGGCCTCGGCCCTCCTGGACGCCCTGGCCTGGAGCGGGCTCAACCCCGCCCTCACCAACCTGGCCCTGGGCAAAAGCCCCAAGGAAGCCCGGAACGGGTACCTGGCCCTGTTCTGGCTGGCCCTGGGGCTTGGGGGCCTTCTGGGAAGCCTCCTCGCGGGGGAGCTCGCCGCCCTCCACCTCGGCCCCACCCCCTACCACCTCCCCATCCTGGCCTCCATGGGCCTACGCCTTCTCATGCTCCTGGGCTTCCGGCGCCTCTAG
- a CDS encoding NAD(P)H-dependent flavin oxidoreductase — METAITRMLGLRYPIVAAPMFLVSNAPLLQAVAEAGAIGVIPSLNFRTHQAFREFLEAFPEGLKFGVNLILKDNPRLEEDLQAVVERKVPLVVTSLGDPTRVVEAVKGYGGVVWCDVVGLRHGKKAVEAGADALVAVACGAGGHAGPVSPFVLGPWLREELGVPVLIAGGIATGAQVLAALALGDGVYIGTRFIATLESAAPLEYKEALLRAQPEDIVYTPEVTGVPANFLRDSLERFRQGGGKAWKEVYSAGHGVAFIREIPSAKAVVARLVEEYERAKARLP; from the coding sequence ATGGAGACCGCCATCACCCGGATGCTGGGCCTGCGCTACCCCATCGTGGCCGCCCCCATGTTTCTGGTTTCCAACGCGCCCCTCCTCCAGGCGGTGGCCGAGGCCGGGGCCATCGGGGTCATCCCCAGCCTCAACTTCCGCACCCACCAGGCCTTTCGGGAGTTTCTGGAGGCCTTTCCCGAGGGGCTGAAGTTCGGCGTGAACCTGATCCTGAAGGACAACCCCCGCCTCGAGGAGGACCTACAGGCCGTGGTGGAACGGAAGGTCCCCTTGGTGGTCACCTCCCTGGGGGACCCCACCCGGGTGGTGGAGGCGGTGAAGGGCTACGGGGGCGTGGTCTGGTGCGACGTGGTGGGCCTCCGCCACGGAAAAAAGGCGGTGGAGGCCGGGGCCGACGCCCTGGTGGCCGTGGCCTGTGGGGCGGGGGGGCACGCGGGGCCGGTGAGCCCCTTCGTCCTGGGGCCCTGGCTTCGGGAGGAGCTCGGGGTGCCGGTCCTCATCGCCGGGGGGATCGCCACGGGGGCCCAGGTCCTGGCGGCCCTGGCCCTGGGGGATGGGGTCTACATCGGCACCCGCTTCATCGCCACCTTGGAGTCTGCGGCCCCCCTGGAGTACAAGGAGGCCCTCCTCCGCGCCCAGCCCGAGGACATCGTCTACACCCCCGAGGTGACCGGGGTGCCCGCCAACTTCCTCCGGGACTCCCTGGAGCGCTTCCGCCAGGGTGGGGGCAAGGCCTGGAAGGAGGTGTACTCCGCCGGGCACGGGGTGGCCTTCATCCGGGAGATCCCCTCGGCCAAGGCGGTGGTGGCCCGGCTGGTGGAGGAGTACGAAAGGGCCAAGGCCCGGCTGCCCTGA